A genomic segment from uncultured Methanobrevibacter sp. encodes:
- a CDS encoding DNA methyltransferase produces the protein MKETTLTGESKDILNENIETLKELFPEIVSEDKIDFDKFKTIFGGEIDDSSERYSFTWPGKTQAIKESQKQSNGTLRPCKEESKNWDTTNNLYIEGDNLEVLKLLQKGYYNKVKAIYIDPPYNTGKDFIYTDNYKDNLENYLKISGQVGDEGNPTHTHTHTHR, from the coding sequence ATGAAAGAAACCACATTAACTGGAGAAAGTAAGGATATTCTTAATGAAAATATTGAAACTTTAAAAGAATTGTTTCCTGAGATAGTTTCTGAGGATAAAATTGATTTTGATAAATTCAAAACAATTTTTGGTGGAGAAATTGATGATTCAAGTGAAAGATATTCTTTTACTTGGCCAGGTAAGACTCAAGCTATTAAAGAGTCTCAAAAACAATCTAATGGAACTTTAAGACCTTGTAAAGAAGAATCTAAAAATTGGGACACAACTAATAATCTTTATATTGAAGGAGACAATTTAGAAGTTCTTAAATTACTTCAAAAAGGTTACTATAATAAGGTTAAAGCTATTTATATAGATCCTCCTTATAATACAGGTAAAGATTTTATTTATACAGATAATTATAAAGATAATTTAGAAAATTACTTAAAAATTTCCGGACAAGTGGGTGATGAGGGTAATCCTACACACACACACACACACACACACCGTTAA